In a genomic window of Pedobacter sp. KBS0701:
- a CDS encoding sorbosone dehydrogenase family protein: MKNKIFYASMLSTAVLFGCQSDSNSQKQGEDTTITTKNGTVNLPAPDTNAAKNKFSKVIGWPDGKTPVAPEGFTVTKFAANIKSPRNTYIAPNGDVLVALSNSERSTVEAVANAVTGKAKSEVPGKSANAILLYRDENKDGKPEMVTTFLNGLNQPFGMLIIGNSFYVANTDGLWQYPYKTGDTKITATGKKILSLPAGGYNNHWTRNLITNADKSKIYITVGSGSNVGENGMENEVRRANILEINPDGTGEKIYASGLRNPVGIDWAPSTNMLWTAVNERDGLGDDLVPDYITSVKQGAFYGWPYSYYGQNEDPRLKGQNPEMVKKAIAPDVPVGAHTASLGLAFYKATKYPQKYHGGAFIGQHGSWNRSAISGYKVAFVPFKDGKPTGKPEDFLTGFIADADKAEVYGRPVGVTLTPDGALLIADDVSGIIWKVAVK, translated from the coding sequence ATGAAAAACAAGATTTTTTACGCATCAATGCTTTCTACTGCCGTCCTTTTTGGATGTCAATCTGATTCCAATTCACAAAAACAGGGAGAAGATACCACCATAACAACTAAAAACGGGACAGTAAATTTGCCCGCTCCGGATACCAATGCCGCTAAAAATAAATTCAGTAAGGTAATTGGCTGGCCAGACGGAAAAACACCTGTTGCACCAGAAGGCTTTACGGTAACCAAATTTGCAGCCAACATTAAAAGTCCGCGCAATACGTATATAGCACCCAATGGTGATGTATTGGTAGCACTTTCCAATTCAGAAAGAAGTACAGTAGAAGCAGTCGCCAATGCGGTAACAGGTAAGGCAAAATCAGAAGTACCAGGAAAAAGTGCCAATGCCATTCTACTGTATCGCGATGAGAATAAAGATGGTAAACCCGAAATGGTTACCACCTTTTTAAATGGCCTGAACCAACCTTTCGGTATGCTGATTATTGGCAATTCATTTTATGTAGCCAATACCGATGGTTTGTGGCAATATCCTTACAAAACCGGCGACACCAAAATTACTGCAACAGGTAAAAAGATCCTGAGCCTTCCGGCAGGTGGATACAATAACCACTGGACAAGAAACCTGATTACCAATGCCGATAAAAGTAAGATTTATATCACTGTTGGATCGGGTAGTAATGTTGGCGAAAACGGAATGGAAAATGAGGTAAGAAGAGCCAATATCTTAGAAATTAATCCAGATGGAACCGGCGAAAAGATTTATGCCAGTGGTTTGCGAAATCCAGTGGGAATAGATTGGGCACCATCTACAAATATGCTTTGGACAGCTGTTAACGAGCGGGATGGATTAGGCGACGATCTGGTTCCAGATTACATTACGAGTGTTAAACAAGGCGCTTTTTATGGTTGGCCGTACTCCTATTATGGCCAGAATGAAGATCCTCGCCTAAAAGGCCAAAACCCCGAAATGGTAAAAAAAGCCATCGCTCCGGATGTTCCTGTTGGTGCGCATACGGCTTCTTTGGGCCTCGCATTTTATAAAGCAACAAAATATCCTCAAAAATACCACGGAGGTGCATTTATTGGTCAGCATGGCTCATGGAACCGGTCTGCAATTTCTGGGTATAAAGTAGCTTTTGTGCCTTTTAAAGATGGCAAACCAACTGGAAAACCTGAAGATTTTTTAACTGGTTTTATCGCAGATGCAGATAAGGCAGAGGTATATGGACGCCCGGTAGGCGTTACTTTAACACCCGATGGTGCTTTACTGATTGCAGACGATGTTAGCGGTATAATCTGGAAAGTAGCTGTAAAATAA
- a CDS encoding ankyrin repeat domain-containing protein, translating into MSFIIACESGKRKIAELLLANNEVEVGYTDEKGRTALHYAAHHGYLDLVKILIERGADLDYEDHDGETPFYFACLQKQKQTALYLLDKGARVDIKDLKGNSLLHLTAQNGQIEVLEKLLDKGLGVDVENNEAETPLLFASAWRNKEVVQKLLEFGANINTTNKNGDSPLIFAVKSKNTPMVELILDKGANINHVNHGGESALLLACYDANRMLTKILVEKGADVFVSSKNGLSPIWYACANNQKEIVDLFLENGVDVNYAKPLSGNDDSMYSYLEWVETANNISISASFSFDNNYNYGGESMLHVAAKSGHLSMLKLLLEKGANVNIQDESGNTALHYAAANGKKDVVKFLLEKSADPSIVNVKEQKAIDYSNIKGFNEITELLLKYGPAANSNVQATSTASTGHTAEAPKNDMAAKKQALLDLKELLDAGILSQEEFDAEKAKILKG; encoded by the coding sequence ATGTCATTTATAATTGCCTGCGAAAGCGGCAAACGGAAAATAGCCGAACTTTTATTGGCCAATAATGAAGTAGAAGTGGGCTATACAGATGAAAAAGGCCGAACTGCACTGCATTATGCCGCGCATCATGGATATTTAGACCTGGTAAAAATTTTAATCGAGCGTGGTGCAGATTTAGACTATGAGGACCATGACGGCGAAACACCTTTTTATTTTGCCTGCCTGCAAAAACAGAAACAAACAGCGCTATACCTTCTAGATAAAGGTGCAAGGGTTGACATTAAAGACCTTAAAGGCAATAGTCTATTGCATTTAACTGCCCAAAACGGCCAGATTGAAGTTTTAGAAAAATTGCTTGATAAAGGCCTGGGTGTGGACGTTGAAAATAACGAAGCAGAAACGCCCCTGCTTTTCGCATCTGCCTGGAGAAATAAAGAAGTAGTTCAGAAACTACTGGAATTTGGCGCCAATATCAATACCACCAATAAAAATGGCGATTCACCACTGATTTTTGCAGTTAAATCTAAAAATACACCAATGGTTGAATTGATCCTTGATAAAGGTGCCAACATTAACCATGTTAACCATGGAGGCGAATCGGCACTATTGCTTGCCTGTTACGATGCCAACCGGATGCTCACCAAAATCCTGGTAGAAAAGGGTGCAGATGTATTTGTATCTTCAAAAAATGGTTTGTCGCCAATCTGGTATGCCTGCGCCAATAACCAGAAAGAGATTGTCGATTTATTTTTGGAAAATGGTGTGGATGTAAATTATGCCAAACCACTTTCAGGTAATGATGATTCAATGTATTCGTATCTTGAGTGGGTAGAAACCGCCAATAACATTTCCATTTCGGCAAGTTTCTCTTTCGATAACAATTACAATTACGGCGGCGAAAGCATGTTGCATGTTGCAGCCAAAAGCGGCCATTTAAGCATGTTGAAATTATTATTGGAAAAAGGTGCCAATGTGAATATTCAGGATGAAAGCGGCAACACAGCTTTACATTATGCCGCTGCAAACGGTAAAAAAGATGTAGTTAAGTTTTTACTCGAAAAGTCTGCCGATCCGTCCATTGTGAATGTGAAAGAGCAAAAGGCAATTGATTATTCCAATATTAAAGGCTTTAATGAAATTACTGAACTCTTGTTGAAATACGGTCCCGCGGCTAATTCTAATGTACAGGCTACCAGTACAGCATCAACAGGTCATACTGCCGAAGCTCCAAAAAATGATATGGCTGCAAAAAAACAGGCTTTATTAGATTTAAAAGAGCTACTGGATGCCGGGATTTTATCGCAGGAAGAATTCGATGCGGAGAAAGCGAAGATTTTAAAAGGTTGA
- a CDS encoding ankyrin repeat domain-containing protein, giving the protein MTETTLDQQLNARKFDEAKSLMQNGEKLSKNLQDHQKSSIFDNLIKEKQYEILNMMIKDKTIETDIYEFDNFDKSIFHSIIYNLGNEDEDIAFFNEFIGHFDNLNDEVNAKTLLGYLFENGVSLGVIKACIDAGCTINFKNNAEENYIHQVVKSNFRRYNLNDEQTTDLLKGYIDILINEGIDINEGNIVQETPLITAIKFNKKSLISHLLENGADPNQADRDGNSAFFYAVAHSQSENIYDTMRNFATPEFDQVSKKEETLLFEYVRMMSNSESSINFLKKLLGDGADLYQNSTWYSADKTPLDVIAEKQANILEAVLKSGQVDINRTDDQGNTLLHKVCAYNVNYEAEKAKETYRKVKLLIENGADITLSNDKDQTALMLASDDNLKIKTVELLMKQS; this is encoded by the coding sequence ATGACCGAAACTACCTTAGATCAACAGTTAAATGCCCGAAAATTTGACGAAGCCAAAAGCTTGATGCAAAACGGTGAAAAACTCTCCAAAAACCTACAGGATCATCAGAAATCATCAATTTTCGACAACCTCATCAAAGAAAAACAGTATGAAATCCTAAACATGATGATAAAGGATAAAACCATCGAAACCGATATTTATGAATTCGACAATTTTGACAAAAGTATTTTTCATAGTATCATCTACAACCTGGGCAACGAAGATGAAGACATTGCTTTCTTCAACGAATTTATTGGCCACTTCGATAACCTGAACGACGAAGTAAATGCAAAAACCTTATTGGGTTACCTCTTCGAAAATGGTGTAAGTCTAGGCGTAATCAAAGCCTGTATCGACGCAGGCTGCACCATCAATTTTAAAAACAATGCGGAAGAAAATTATATTCATCAGGTGGTAAAAAGCAATTTTCGCCGTTACAACTTAAACGATGAACAAACTACTGATCTGCTTAAGGGTTATATCGATATCCTCATTAACGAAGGTATCGACATTAATGAAGGCAATATAGTACAGGAAACACCTTTAATTACTGCGATAAAATTTAACAAGAAAAGTCTAATTTCACATCTGCTCGAAAACGGTGCAGATCCAAATCAAGCAGACCGCGATGGAAATTCGGCCTTCTTTTATGCAGTGGCACATTCGCAAAGCGAAAACATATACGATACAATGCGCAATTTTGCCACACCAGAATTTGATCAGGTTAGCAAAAAAGAAGAAACATTGTTATTTGAATACGTACGCATGATGTCGAACAGTGAAAGCAGCATCAACTTCCTTAAAAAATTGCTTGGCGATGGGGCCGATTTATACCAAAACAGCACCTGGTACAGTGCTGATAAAACTCCATTGGACGTAATTGCAGAAAAACAGGCCAATATTTTAGAAGCAGTGTTAAAAAGCGGACAGGTAGATATCAACAGAACTGATGATCAGGGAAATACTTTGCTACATAAAGTTTGTGCTTACAATGTCAATTATGAAGCCGAAAAAGCGAAAGAAACCTATCGTAAAGTGAAGCTCCTGATCGAAAACGGTGCAGATATTACGTTAAGCAACGATAAGGACCAAACGGCTTTAATGCTGGCCTCCGACGATAACCTGAAAATAAAAACTGTTGAACTGCTCATGAAACAATCTTAA
- a CDS encoding NADP-dependent isocitrate dehydrogenase — MSNTSKIIYTKTDEAPMLATYSLLPIVQAFTASAGIDVETRDISLAGRILANFPEYLKDDQKIGDALGELGTLATTPEANIIKLPNISASIPQLIGAITELQAQGFAIPNYPDNAQSDEEKAIKAKYAKVLGSAVNPVLREGNSDRRAPKAVKNYAKQNPHSMGKWSADSKTKVVSMTEGDFYGSEKSTTVAEASQFKIEFVATDGTVTELKGLSPLKAGEVIDSSALSLSALKTFVAKEIAETKAEGVLLSAHLKATMMKVSDPIIFGAIVEVYFAAVFTKYADLFKELNIDTRNGLGDVYAKIAGNPKQAEVEAALAQAIENGPALAMVNSDKGITNLHVPSDVIVDASMPAMIRTSGQMWNKEGKPQDTIALIPDRSYAGVYTATIDDCKAHGAFDVTTIGSVPNVGLMAQKAEEYGSHDKTFQATGSGIIRVTDADRKVFFDQKVEKGDIFRMCQTKDAPIQDWVKLAVNRARLSETPAVFWLDEKRAHDREIITKVNTYLKDHDTTGLDIRILAPIEATKFTLERIRKGLDTISVTGNVLRDYLTDLFPILELGTSAKMLSIVPLMNGGGLFETGAGGSAPKHIEQFIEEGYLRWDSLGEFLALQASLEHLAQTQNNAKAQVLADALDEANAKFLATDKSPGRKLGTIDNRGSHFYLALYWAEALAAQSKDADLKARFAPLTKTLLENEAKINEELIGSQGKPQNIGGYYNPNDELASKAMRPSETLNTSLASL; from the coding sequence ATGTCAAATACATCAAAAATTATCTACACCAAAACCGATGAGGCGCCAATGTTGGCAACCTACTCACTTTTACCTATCGTACAAGCTTTTACCGCATCAGCAGGTATTGATGTAGAAACCAGAGATATTTCTTTAGCAGGAAGAATTTTGGCCAACTTTCCGGAGTATTTAAAAGACGATCAAAAAATTGGTGATGCGCTAGGAGAGCTTGGTACTTTGGCTACCACCCCGGAAGCAAACATTATCAAATTACCAAATATTTCTGCTTCTATCCCACAATTGATAGGCGCAATTACTGAGCTTCAGGCGCAGGGCTTTGCTATTCCAAATTACCCTGATAATGCACAGAGCGACGAAGAAAAGGCAATTAAAGCTAAATATGCAAAAGTTTTAGGTTCGGCTGTAAACCCGGTTTTACGTGAAGGTAACTCTGACCGTAGGGCACCTAAAGCCGTTAAAAACTACGCTAAACAAAACCCGCACTCCATGGGTAAATGGTCAGCAGATTCAAAAACCAAAGTAGTCAGCATGACTGAAGGCGATTTTTATGGTTCGGAGAAATCTACCACTGTTGCTGAAGCAAGCCAGTTTAAAATAGAATTTGTAGCTACTGATGGTACGGTAACCGAATTAAAAGGTTTATCGCCACTAAAAGCAGGAGAGGTGATTGATAGTTCTGCATTGAGTTTATCGGCATTGAAAACTTTTGTGGCCAAAGAAATTGCTGAAACTAAAGCTGAAGGCGTTTTATTATCAGCGCACTTAAAAGCAACGATGATGAAGGTTTCCGATCCGATTATTTTCGGTGCTATTGTAGAAGTTTATTTCGCAGCTGTTTTTACCAAATATGCAGACCTTTTCAAAGAACTAAATATCGATACCCGCAACGGTTTAGGTGATGTTTACGCAAAAATTGCTGGCAACCCTAAACAGGCAGAAGTTGAAGCCGCTTTGGCACAAGCCATTGAAAACGGACCAGCTTTAGCCATGGTAAACTCTGATAAAGGGATTACCAATCTACACGTACCATCTGATGTGATTGTTGATGCTTCTATGCCGGCAATGATCCGTACATCAGGCCAGATGTGGAATAAAGAGGGTAAACCTCAAGATACAATCGCTTTAATTCCAGACCGTTCTTATGCTGGTGTTTACACTGCAACCATTGATGACTGTAAAGCACATGGTGCTTTTGATGTAACCACCATTGGTTCGGTACCGAATGTTGGTTTAATGGCTCAAAAAGCTGAAGAATACGGTTCACACGATAAAACTTTCCAGGCTACAGGTTCGGGAATAATTCGCGTGACCGATGCTGATAGAAAAGTATTTTTTGATCAGAAAGTAGAAAAAGGCGATATCTTCCGCATGTGCCAAACTAAAGATGCACCAATTCAGGATTGGGTAAAATTAGCGGTAAACAGGGCGCGTTTATCAGAAACCCCTGCGGTTTTCTGGTTAGATGAAAAAAGAGCACATGATAGAGAAATCATTACTAAAGTAAATACTTATTTAAAAGATCACGATACTACAGGTTTAGATATCCGTATTTTAGCTCCAATAGAAGCGACTAAGTTTACTTTAGAGCGTATTCGTAAAGGTTTAGATACCATTTCGGTTACCGGTAACGTACTGCGCGATTATTTAACCGATTTATTCCCGATTTTAGAGTTAGGAACTTCAGCGAAAATGCTTTCTATTGTTCCGTTAATGAACGGTGGTGGTTTATTCGAAACCGGTGCTGGTGGTTCTGCTCCAAAACATATTGAGCAGTTTATCGAAGAAGGTTATTTGCGCTGGGATTCGCTTGGTGAGTTTTTAGCGCTTCAAGCTTCCTTAGAGCATTTAGCTCAAACTCAAAACAATGCAAAAGCACAGGTATTGGCTGATGCTTTGGATGAAGCAAATGCTAAGTTTTTGGCAACTGATAAATCACCGGGTAGAAAATTAGGAACAATCGATAACCGTGGTTCTCACTTCTATTTAGCTTTATATTGGGCTGAGGCATTAGCGGCTCAGAGCAAAGATGCTGATCTGAAAGCCAGATTTGCACCATTGACTAAAACTTTGTTAGAAAATGAAGCCAAAATTAACGAGGAGTTGATCGGTTCGCAAGGAAAACCTCAAAACATTGGTGGTTACTACAACCCTAACGATGAATTGGCAAGCAAAGCGATGCGCCCAAGTGAAACATTAAATACCTCTTTGGCTAGTTTATAA
- a CDS encoding DNA polymerase III subunit gamma/tau: MENFIVSARKYRPATFETVVGQQHITGTLKNAIKNNQLAQAFLFCGPRGVGKTTCARILAKTINCTNPTADMEACGQCDNCLSFQNGHSFNVHELDAASNNSVDDIRSLIEQVRIPPQAGKYKIYIIDEVHMLSQSAFNAFLKTLEEPPSYAIFILATTEKHKILPTILSRCQIFDFNRIQVEDIASHLSTIARRENIAFESDGLHIIAQKADGGLRDALSMFDQIASYANKNITYKAVIDNLNILDYDYFFKLTSYLTAAEVSQTLLLFDEILNNGFDGNNFINGLATHFRNLLVGKDAATIKLLEVSENIKQKYLDQCRQTELSFLLTALNLANTCDLNYKNSKNQRLQVELALIKMCHIRSVVNLAQQPLSPNNTATDADQDKKKTNVVAEPAESPKPKVEVENTNQAAAPVVNTPVSPSLPVAEKPKESPRVGPPPSATSISINIPKANAISTLIPSLNDLERVAQGDDDKGPKKVTGDAREPFSYDRLLEVWNAFTQKMKATDRINLFTILNNFAPTLLNPELIEISVESKTQEHLVQQESVELLNFLRNELRNFGVEVTYKLMERKIENRLYGNREKYDYLVNKNPKLDDLRRRFNLDINP; the protein is encoded by the coding sequence ATGGAAAATTTTATCGTTTCTGCCCGTAAATACCGCCCAGCCACCTTCGAAACCGTTGTTGGCCAGCAGCATATTACCGGTACGTTAAAAAACGCCATCAAAAACAACCAGCTTGCGCAGGCATTTTTATTCTGCGGCCCGCGTGGGGTGGGTAAAACTACCTGTGCTCGTATCCTTGCCAAAACCATTAACTGTACCAACCCTACAGCCGATATGGAAGCTTGTGGTCAATGCGACAATTGTCTTTCCTTCCAGAACGGACATTCTTTTAATGTGCACGAGTTAGATGCGGCCTCGAACAACTCTGTTGACGATATCCGTAGTTTAATTGAACAGGTTCGAATACCACCGCAAGCCGGAAAGTATAAGATTTATATTATTGATGAGGTTCACATGTTGTCGCAGAGTGCATTTAATGCCTTTCTGAAAACATTGGAAGAGCCACCTTCTTATGCCATTTTTATCCTGGCCACTACCGAGAAACATAAAATCCTGCCGACCATTTTATCACGTTGTCAGATTTTTGATTTCAACCGTATCCAGGTAGAGGATATTGCCAGTCACCTGTCAACCATTGCCCGGCGCGAAAATATTGCTTTCGAAAGTGATGGTTTGCATATTATTGCGCAAAAAGCTGATGGTGGTTTGCGTGATGCGCTTTCGATGTTCGATCAGATTGCCAGTTATGCCAATAAAAACATCACTTATAAAGCGGTAATCGACAACCTTAACATTTTAGATTACGACTATTTTTTCAAGCTTACTTCCTATTTAACCGCAGCAGAAGTTAGTCAGACACTGCTCCTCTTCGACGAAATTTTAAACAATGGTTTCGACGGCAATAATTTTATCAATGGTTTAGCTACTCACTTCCGGAACCTATTAGTAGGTAAAGATGCTGCTACCATTAAATTGTTGGAGGTGAGTGAGAACATCAAACAAAAGTATCTCGATCAGTGCAGGCAAACAGAATTATCGTTCTTGTTAACAGCCCTGAATTTAGCTAATACCTGCGATTTAAACTATAAAAACTCTAAAAATCAGCGTTTACAGGTAGAGCTGGCACTGATTAAAATGTGCCACATCAGGTCAGTCGTCAATCTAGCACAACAGCCTTTAAGCCCTAATAACACAGCAACTGACGCAGATCAGGATAAAAAAAAAACTAATGTCGTAGCTGAGCCAGCTGAAAGCCCAAAGCCTAAAGTTGAGGTTGAAAATACCAATCAAGCTGCAGCACCTGTTGTTAATACTCCTGTTTCGCCTAGCCTACCAGTAGCAGAAAAGCCAAAAGAAAGTCCGCGGGTTGGTCCTCCACCATCTGCAACTTCTATCAGCATCAATATTCCGAAAGCAAACGCAATCAGTACACTCATCCCTTCATTGAATGATTTAGAACGTGTAGCCCAGGGAGATGATGATAAGGGGCCAAAGAAAGTTACCGGCGATGCCAGAGAACCTTTCAGTTACGACCGCTTACTGGAAGTATGGAATGCCTTTACCCAAAAGATGAAGGCCACCGATCGGATTAATCTTTTTACCATCTTGAACAACTTTGCCCCGACACTTTTAAATCCTGAACTGATCGAGATTTCGGTAGAGAGTAAAACGCAGGAACATCTTGTACAACAAGAATCTGTTGAACTTTTAAATTTTTTACGGAATGAGCTTAGAAACTTTGGTGTTGAGGTTACTTATAAGTTAATGGAGCGTAAAATAGAAAACAGGCTTTACGGCAACCGCGAGAAGTACGATTACCTGGTAAACAAAAATCCAAAATTAGATGACCTGCGGAGAAGGTTTAATTTAGATATTAATCCTTAG
- a CDS encoding DUF1570 domain-containing protein produces the protein MNKFILLVIANMISISLYAQYVDLNLINCKINDNEQKKIEKLIAYERMFCNEIFETRENITAPVKINLYGKNKDYRLAQKTYNAPINSAGFYIAAINEAFVYKSSDFISVALHEASHSIFQFNFKNSPKWLNEGLAEFFETLDFDSEGNLYAYPQSGRIKSIKAGIDSKDSERLKNFFKIYSGSFYRHDVDDNYNTAYSVIYFFIKSKRTDLLKNIIKLNTQGYDTEKSIELTFGSFDKFEERYKQFYNLHH, from the coding sequence ATGAACAAATTTATCTTGCTTGTAATAGCAAATATGATCAGTATATCTCTTTACGCCCAATACGTTGACCTTAATTTGATTAACTGTAAAATAAACGACAACGAGCAAAAGAAAATAGAAAAACTAATTGCTTATGAGCGCATGTTCTGCAACGAAATTTTTGAGACAAGAGAAAACATTACTGCCCCGGTAAAAATAAACCTCTATGGAAAAAATAAAGATTACAGGTTAGCGCAAAAAACATATAACGCACCAATAAATAGTGCCGGATTTTATATTGCCGCAATTAATGAAGCCTTTGTATACAAGAGCAGCGATTTCATTTCGGTAGCACTCCATGAGGCCAGTCATAGTATTTTTCAGTTCAATTTTAAAAATTCTCCCAAATGGTTAAACGAAGGATTAGCAGAATTTTTTGAAACACTGGATTTTGACAGCGAGGGGAATTTATATGCTTACCCGCAAAGTGGCAGAATTAAGAGCATAAAAGCGGGAATAGATTCGAAAGACAGCGAAAGGTTAAAAAATTTCTTTAAAATATATAGCGGTTCGTTTTACCGGCATGATGTAGATGACAACTACAATACGGCTTACAGTGTGATCTACTTTTTTATAAAATCGAAAAGAACAGACCTGCTTAAAAATATAATAAAACTAAACACTCAAGGCTACGATACCGAAAAATCAATTGAACTAACTTTTGGCAGTTTTGACAAGTTTGAAGAAAGATATAAACAGTTTTACAACCTGCATCATTAA